GACGGCAACACGTTCTACTTCCACGGCAAGAAGGAGCAGGACTTCTGCATCGTCACCGACGCCGACCTGCACATCAACGCGCACTTCATCGGCAACCGCAACTCGGCCATGAAGCGGGACTTCACATGGATCCAGGCGCTGGGCATCAGCTTCGGCGACCACCGCCTCTACATCGGCGCGCGCAAGGCCGCCGAGtgggacgacgaggaggaccaCGTCCAGATCACCTTCGACGGCGAGCCCGTCAACGTCGACGCCGCCAGGGGCGCCCAGTGGGTGTCCAGGGCCCTGCCGGCCCTCTCCGTCTCCCGCACCGACACCGTCAACGCCGTCACcgtcgagctcgccggcgtctTCACCATCACCGCCAACGCCGTGCCCATCACCGACGAGGACTCCAGGATCCACCACTACGGCAAGACCGGCAAGGACAGCCTCGTGCACCTTGACCTCGGCTACAAGTTCCACGCCCTCAccgacgccgtcgacggcgtgCTCGGCCAGACCTACCGCCCCACCTACGCCAACAGGCTCAACATCACGGCCAAGATGCCCATCATGGGCGGCGCCGACAAGTACCGCTCGTCGGGCCTCTTCTCGCCGGACTGCGCCGTCTCCAGGTTCCACCGccgcacctccgccgccgccgccgccgccggagaccATGTTGCCGTCGGTTTTGCCTCGTAAATCGTCGATCGATCATCTCCTGCGACCAAGCAATAAATAAATCGTTATAGAATcttacatacatacatactacGCCATGCATGCACCACGTTaagcaagaaataattaattaagtctCATTCACTCGCgtgcattaattaattttataattaaggAGCTCCTTCGATTGAAGAATAATAAGATCTTTCAtttgttttgagaaaaaaatgtatcacatatataactttgttccattactttttttttgtctgtctGCCTGATGAATATAAGCTAAATAACTTGTGTTAAACTTCAAGTCGTGGACAATTCATACGTGACATTTCTGCGTCAACTCTATTACTACCAAATTAAGTTAAGTAAGCTGTAAATAAAGTGGAGTAACTAAAAGTATACATTTGCGTGAATGCTAATGCTACTacggaaaaaagaaacacaacGTGAGTGCTAATGCTACACGTGGAAGGCCCAACCAAAATGAGGCCCAATATAGAGTTCACATAGGCCTTTTTCATGTCTCCAATTCCAGCCTGCATCttccccaaaaaaaagaaaaaaaaagagtaaacttcacattggattttttttcaccaatgtttcataatgtagCGGGGCTAAATCAAGATTTTCACTTAACACCATAGAAGTTTGCATTGTATTGCACTTTAGACTAGGGTTAGGGATTTGGGTGAAATGACGTCTTTGGGCCCATAATATTAGCAGGCAACATATATAACCTTCTTCTCCGGCACCAGAATGGATGATTATGTTGTaacttttcttctcttctccataCCTTCTCTATACCGTTGGTTGTTGTAGACAACGTCGGTGTGTTCGAGGTTAGCCTCTGCTGGCGACGTGCTCGATCGACCTCAACCTTCGTCGGTGCTGCGCTATGCCTCAACCTCCTCGAGCATTGTCGGCAGCATCGTTGTGTTTTGAGCTCAAGGTCTAACTTTCCCGCACTGGCAAAGGAAGGGAAACGAAGAACTTGTGCTGTCATTGTTGCTGATATGGTGATAACTGCGTTGGCAACGACTGGACCGTGGACACAAAAATGTTACAGCGGCAATGGATGAGGTCGAATATGCAGAGATGTTAGTAACTACAACACCGAGTCATACTGTCATCAACATAAGAACATGACCAGGAAGATTGCTAGCTCGTGCTTGCTTGTGATCCTAGGCAAAAGGCTTGGCGATGATGCCTTTCTATTGAAAGTTAACCGACTTTCAAAGGTTAGGCAGAGATCGAATGTGCAGAGATGTTTGGTGCCGGAAAAGAAGGTTATGTTGTCTGCTGATATTATGAGCCAAAGGTATCGTTTCATCCAAATCCTGGATCCCTAACTCTAGTCCAAAGCGTAATACAATGCAAACCTATATGGTGTTAAGTGAAAAGCTTTATTTAGCGCCGGTAAACATCGGTGAAAAAAGCAGTCCaaagtgaaatttactcaaaaaaaaatcagtcgcCTACGCGAGCACGATGCGCGGCGACGCGtcgttcgccggcggcggagaagacgccgccgccgacgtggtTGTCCTGGAGATCACCGACACGTCCTTCACCGGGGAAGCCGAcacctcgcctccgcctcccgtCGCCGTCTGTGACCTCGCCAGCCTAGAACCGCTCCCGTTCCCTACCATCTCGGTTCGCGCCGACCGCACCAGGCAAGCCCCACCGCGCCCGCCCTCTTCTCCGATTCATCGGCCAACGAGCCGCTTGCTCTAACCCCGCTCCGCGTAAATTCACACCAGGCTAATCGAGAGCTCCTCCTACTTCCGCGCCCTCCTCGGCGGCAGCTTCAGGTCAGTAATCACCCCCGACGCGATCGATCTATTACTCTCTAAAACTAGCAGAAAATTCCTAAGTAATTGGCTGACATTTTCCCGTGGCTCCTGCGCGCGCAGTGAATCGGGGAGAGAGCACGTGCAGATCAGTTGCAACCTCGAGGCGGCCGTGCAAGTCCTGCTTTATCTGTCTGAGCCTTCCGGGAGTATCACGATTACACACCACACCTTTCTCCCGCTAATGGAGGTATTCAGTATTAAAGGAAACTGGGTTAGCTTTTCTATGTTATAGTGCAGCAATTGTTGCCCGGCAGATGTGTCCATAGAAACCACAGTGGCTAATCAAAACAATTACTTGGTCAGTTAACTCAGATTGAGTACATGCTTcgttttgagagagagagagagagagagagattagatatacatgttttgtaaattttgtgtTCTGTCAATTGTGAATAAAAACGCCATGCATTTCTGCTTCCATGAACTGTTGTTTAAGTGGATTTGAGCTTAAAGCTTCTGATGGGTGTGCACCTTTATAATTTGAGGCTAGTGCTATACTGCTATTACCTTTGGTTTATGGTCTGTGATACTCGATGCTGAATCTAGGATGCACCTGTCTTTTCAGGGTGGTTTGTTTCTGGCTGTTGAGAATCTTCTAACAGAGTGTGAAAGGTGGTTCCGAACCATGAGCTCTCAAAATTCCTCGCTATTGGTCCCATTAGATTTCTTAATTGAGATATGGTACTTTGGTCAAGAGCATGGTGAGCCATCTTTTGTTGCTGATGCTGTTCTAATGGTTTTCCACGTTTGCCTAAGAAAATCTTTTCAAAGATCTAATCCTTGTTGGCATTTGTATATGGTTGCAGGGATTACTTATGTCCAAGATATATGCCCAAGATATTTAGCCCAGAATTTTGTAGGTACAATATACTAGTTGCATTTCTGCCATGCCATACCTTTCTGCATAGTATCAGAGCAATTTGTTTCCTAACGATGTCTTCCTTTAGTTTGAGAAGTTCATGTGTTACTGATTCTGCAAGCAGTTAGTTTTGTTTCACACCTGTTCCTTTTGGAGATTCTAGAACATTCTCAGATAGGAATATCGACTCACATGAACCATTTTTCTTGCCTAATATCTCACACTCAGATCGGAATGTTCTAGGAAACTGTAGGGCTGGATGAATTTTCATGTgcactatttatgattggtgagCAAACGTGTGTTAGCATTCATGAATGATGATTACTGGTTTGATTGAAGCAAAtggtttgtctagatttataggAAAAGCTCACTGATTTTTTACCTTTTCGGGAGAAAATGAAGATTTTCTGTTTGTTACCAGAACCCTGTCCTTTGTTATGGCCTCACGGGGTTTTAGACCATCTTGTCCCGTTATtccaataattaaataaaatgtgcCTTGCTTGTTTGGACATTGCTTTAAAGAAATTTCTCTGTTTGAACTTATTATgttctcataaaaaaaaacttgtgatGTTAAATTGATGATAGGCCAACTTACCAGTTGAATACATCTGCATATTG
This is a stretch of genomic DNA from Oryza brachyantha chromosome 1, ObraRS2, whole genome shotgun sequence. It encodes these proteins:
- the LOC102700769 gene encoding uncharacterized protein LOC102700769; the encoded protein is MALVQVVAVALALSCCGAVIAASAATPPPTRLVAPRPKPGTRGKVPRGTPLTTITFSPRHKRDYQVTCTNTGRRPCVVTCPSTCPNKCLVACSYCLTFCMCDLFPGTSCGDPRFTGADGNTFYFHGKKEQDFCIVTDADLHINAHFIGNRNSAMKRDFTWIQALGISFGDHRLYIGARKAAEWDDEEDHVQITFDGEPVNVDAARGAQWVSRALPALSVSRTDTVNAVTVELAGVFTITANAVPITDEDSRIHHYGKTGKDSLVHLDLGYKFHALTDAVDGVLGQTYRPTYANRLNITAKMPIMGGADKYRSSGLFSPDCAVSRFHRRTSAAAAAAGDHVAVGFAS